CGGCGGGCTCGACGCCGTCGTGCTCTGGCACGCCTACCCGGTCATCGGGATCGACGACCGCAACCAGTGGGACTACTACCGCGACGTCCCCGGGATCGTCGAGCTCGTGCGCGACCTGCACGAGGCCGGGCTGCACGTCTTCGTCGACTACAACCCGTGGGACACCGGCACCCGCCGTGGGAACGACGACGTCACCGAGCTCGCCGACGTCGTCTCCTGGCTCGGCGCCGACGGCGTCTTCCTCGACACCCTGAAGAAGGCCGAGCCCGAGCTCGTCGCCCGCCTGGAGGAGGCCCGGCCGGGCATCGTCCTGGAGGGCGAGTCGAAGCTGCCGGTCGAGCGGATCGAGGACCACTCCTCCTCGTGGGCGCAGTTCTTCGCCGACTCCCCCGTGCCGGGCGTGCTGCGCGCGCACTGGTACGAGCGGCGCCACATGCAGCACCACGTCCGCCGCTGGCACCGCGACCACTCCGAGGAGCTGCAGTCCGCGTGGCTCAACGGCGTGGGCGTCATGGTGTGGGAGGTCGTCTTCGGCGTGTGGGTCGGGTGGACGGCGCGCGACGCCGCGACCGTGGCGCGGATGGTCGCCGTCCAGCGCGCCGCCGGGGACGTCCTCCTCGACGGCGAGTGGACCCCGCTCGCCGAGCTCACGCCCGCCGCGGAGGCCGCGCGGGTCTACGCCTCCCGCTGGGAGCTCGGCGGCCTCACCCTGTGGACCCTGGTCAACCGGGGCACCGAGGACTGGACCGGGCAGGTCGTGGCGCCCGGCGCCGGAGGCCGCTTCGTCGCGCTCACCGACGGCGGGGCGGACACCACCGAGGTCACCGTGCCCGGCCGCGGCGTCGCCGCGCTGCTCCACCTCGCCGAGGGCACGCCCGAGCCGGAGTGGCTCGCCCCGCTCCTCACCGAGCTCGCCCGGCGCCCGCACGACCCCGACGCCCGCTTCCCCCACCGCCTCGCCCACCGCCTCCCCCCAGCCACCCCCACCCCCACCCCCGGCACCACCCCCACCCCCACCGACAGCGGACTTCCGCACGACAGCCGAGTTCTGCACGACAGCCGAGTTCTGCGCGACAGCGGAGTTCCGCACGGCGCGGAGCCCGACGCCGTCGTCGTGCCCGCCGGGGAGCACGTCCTCACCGTGCGCCACCGCGCGCGGGAGACGGGCATGTACCAGGGAGCGCCGTACGTCGACGAGTGGAAGCCGCTGCCCCCACGCCTGCACGACGCGCGCACCCTCCAGCGCGAGACCGCCCTGCCCGTGCCGGTCGCCGTCGCCGTGAGCGAGGTGACGAACGCGCAGTTCGCCGAGTTCCTCGCCGCGACCGGCTACCGGCCCGCGTACGCGCACCGGTTCCTCGCGCACTGGGTCGACGGACGGCCCGCGCCCGGGACCGAGGACGAGCCCGTCACCCACGTCGACCTCGACGACGCCCGCGCCTACTGCGCGTGGCGCGGCGGACGCCTGCCCACCGAGGACGAGTGGCAGCTCGCGGGCGAGACCGGCGAGCTGCACCGCGGCACCCCCGCGGTGTGGAACTGGACCGAGAGCGAGCACAGCGACGGCCGCACCCGGTTCGTCATGCTCAAGGGCGGCAGCGACTACCGCGCCGAGGGCTCGGACTGGTACGTGGAGGGCGGGGTGCACGCCCCGGACCACTCCCTCAAGCTCCTCCTGCCCGGGCTCGGGCTCGCCAGAGCCGCGACCGTCGGCTTCCGCTGCGCATGGGACGAGGTGGCCCGATGACCGTCTCCCGGGACGCCGCCGCCGGGCCGCTCCACGGCCTTCGCGTCGTCGACGCCTCCACGCTCTTCGCCGGCCCGATGGCCGCGATGCACCTCGGTGACCTCGGCGCCGACGTCGTCAAGGTCGAGCACCCGGCCAAGCCGGACCCCTCCCGCGGGCACGGCGCCGCGAAGGACGGCGTCAACCTCTGGTGGAAGACGCTGGGCCGCAACAAGCGGACGGTGACGGCGAACCTCGGCAGCGAGGGCGGTCGCGAGGTGTTCCTCGCGCTGGCCGCGGAGGCCGACGTCGTCATCGAGAACTTCCGTCCGGGCACCCTCGAGCGGTGGGGGCTCGGCTACGAGGAGCTCTCTGCCGCCAACCCGCGCCTCGTGCTCGCCCGGGTGAGCGGGTTCGGCCAGGTCGGCCCGTACCGGACCCGGCCCGGCTTCGGCACGCTCGCCGAGGCGATGAGCGGCTTCGCCGCGATGACCGGGGAGCCGGACGGTCCCCCGACGCTGCCGCCGTTCGGCCTGGCCGACGGCGTCGCCTCGCTGGCCACGGCGTTCGCCGTCATGGTCGCCCTCCAGGCGCGTGAGCGCACCGGACGGGGCCAGGTCGTCGACCTCGCGATCATCGAGCCGATCCTCGCGATGCTCGGCCCGCAGATCACCCGGTGGGACCAGCTGCGCACCGTGCAGCCGCGCACCGGCAACCGCTCGGCGAACAACGCCCCGCGCAACACCTACCGCACCCGCGACGGCCAGTGGGTCGCGGTCTCCACCTCCGCCCAGTCGATCGCCGAGCGGGTCATGCGGCTCGTCGGACGGCCCGAGCTCATCGACGAGCCGTGGTTCGCGCGCGGCGCGGACCGGGCACGGCACGCCGACGTCCTCGACGAGGCGGTCGGCGGGTGGATCGCCGAGCGCACCCGGGACGAGGTCGTCGCCGCCTTCGAGGAGGCCCAGGCGGCCGTCGCCCCGATCTACGACGCGCAGGACATCGTCGCCGACCCGCAGTTCCAGGCGCTGGGCACCATCCACGAGATCGAGGACCCGGAGCTCGGGCCGATGCTCATGCAGGGCCCGCTCTTCCGGCTCTCCGACGCCGAGGGCGTCATCCGCTTCACCGGCCGCCCGCACGGCGCGGACACCGATGAGGTGCTCGGCGAGCTCGGCTTCACCCCCGAGCGGATCGCCGGGCTGCGCGCGGAGGGGGCGGTATGACCGACCTCGCGCCGCTCACGCTGCTCTACGTCCCCGGTGACCGGCCCGACCGGGTGGCCAAGGCGCTGGCCTCGGCGGCCGACGCCGTCGTCGTCGACCTCGAGGACGCCGTCGCCCCCGCCGCCAAGGCTGCGGCGCGTCAGCACGTCGCCCGGCTCCTCGCCGACCTCCCGGCCGGCCGCCGGGTGCAGGTCCGGGTCAACGCGGCGGGCACCCCCTGGCACGAGGAGGACGTCGCCGCCGTCGCCGCCCTGCCCGCCGCCGTCGGTCTGCGACTGCCCAAGGCCCAGGACCCCGACGCCGTCGCGGCGCTCGCGGACCGGGTCGCCGGGCGTGGGCTGCACCTGCTCGTCGAGTCGGCGCTCGGTGTCGAGCGCGCCTTCGCGCTCGCCTCGACGCCGGGCACCGCCTCGATCGGGCTCGGGGAGGCGGACCTGCGCTCGGAGCTGCGGGTGGACGACGACGCCGGGCTCACCTGGGCGCGCAGCCGCGTCGTCGTCGCCGCGCGGGCCGCCGGGCTGCCCTCCCCGGCGATGTCGGTCTACCCGCACGTCCGAGACCTCGCCGGGCTCGCCGAGTCCTGCCGGGCAGGACGCCGGCTCGGGTTCAGCGGGCGGGCCGCGATCCACCCTGCGCAGCTCGAGCCGATCCGCGCGGCGTTCCTGCCGAGCGAGCAGGAGGTCGAGCGGGCGCGCACCGTCGTCGAGCGCGTGACGGGGGCGGCCGCGGTGGGCACGGGTGCCCTCGCGCTGCCCGACGGCACCTTCCTCGACGTCGCCATGGTCGAGCGCGCCCGCGCGACGATCGCCCTCGCCGAGCAGCACGGCACGACCTGACCGCCCCGTCTCCCGGCCCTTTCGCCGGACCCTGTCGCGGGCGAGGACGCCCGCGGTCACCACTCACCGAGGAGTACCGATGACACCACCCCGCCCCTCCCGGCGACTCGCCGTCGCGGCGGCCGTCGCCGTCGTGGCGACCGCCGGGGTCTCCCTCTCGCTGCCCGCGCTCGCGGCCGAGACCGGGACGCTCGTCGATGCCCGCGCCACCGGCACCGCCGCCGGACCGGTCGACTACACGGTCTACCTGCCCCCGGGCTACGACGACAGCACCGACCGCTACCCCACCGTCTACCTCCTCCACGGCCGCGGCGACACGCAGGCGGCCTGGCAGCGGGTGGCCGGGGACCTCGACGACCTCATCGTCTCCGGTGAGCTCCAGCCGGTCATCGCCGTCATGCCCGACGCGCCGTGGAACGACCGCGGCAGCTGGTACACCGACTCGCTGTACACCGGGGACGCCCCCTCCGGCCCGGGCGTGCCGGTGGAGACGGCCCTGGCCGAGGACCTCGTCGCGCACGTCGACGCCACCTACCGCACGGTCGCGCACCGCGAGGCACGCGCCGTCGGCGGGTACTCGATGGGTGGGGCGGGTGCGCTGCGGCTCGCCCTGGCCCACCAGGAGGACTTCTCGGCGGGCATCGTGCTCAGCCCGGCCGCGTACGTGCCCCAGCCCCCCGCCGACTCCTCGGTCCGCGACTACGGTGGCTACGGCGTCGGCGACTCGCTGTTCGACGCCGACCGGTACACCGAGCTGTCCTACCCGGCCGCGCTCGAGGCCCTCGACCCGGCGCTGCCCGTCCACCTGTTCGTCGCCGTCGGTGACGACGAGTGGCCCAACCCGGACCCGGCCGAGGCGCGCCACGACATCGACTTCGAGTCCGCCCAGCTCTACAACACCGCGCGGCGCGTGCCGGGCGTGACGGCGGAGCTGCGGATCATGGACGGCGGCCACGACTGGGACGTGTGGCAGCCCGCCTTCCGCGAGGCGATCCTCGACGTCGGCCAGCGGCTGCGCACCCAGCCCGCCGCCGGCTGGGACGCCGAGCTGCTCGGCTCCGCAGGTGACGACCGCGCGGGCGGGATCGTCGAGACGGCCGACGGCGGGACCGTCCTCGCCCTCAACCTCGCCGGCGCCTGGGACGGCTACGAGCCGGCCGGCGCGATGGACACCCTCGTCGTCCGCCGGGCGGCGGACGGCACGGAGACGTGGCGCCACGCCGTCGCGACGGCGGCGAACGACCGCGCCTACGGCGTCGTCCCGGGCGCCGACGGCGGCGTCGTCGTCGCCGGGTACACGCGCGGCACCCTGGCCACCGGGCTCACGGACACGCACGACGACGCGTACGTCGTCGGCATCGACTCCGACGGACAGCGCACGTGGACGCTGGAGACTGGCTCCCCCACGGCCGCCGACCGCCTCTACGCGGTCGCCCCGGACGGCGCGGGCGGCGCGTACGTCGCGGGGTACACGAGCGGCAGCTTCGCCGGGGCGCCGCACGCCGGGGACAAGGACGCCGTCCTCGCCCGGGTCTCGTCCGACGGTGACCTGCTGTGGAGCGAGCAGCTCGGCGGCTCAGGTGAGGACAAGGCGATGGCGGTCACGGCCACCGCGGACGGCGGCGTCGTGGTCGGCGGGATGACGAGTGCGGGACTGCCCGGGCTCGACCACCTCGGCTCCGGCGACGGGTGGGTCGCGAAGTACGACGCCGCGGGCGCGCAGCAGTGGATCCACCCGGTCTCCAGCGACCAGAACGACCTCGTGAGCGGCCTGGTGCCGCTGGCGGACGGCTCGGTGCTCGCCGTCGGGCACACCCGGGGGACCATCGGTGCCGCGACGCTGGGCGACAACGACATCGTCGTGCGGTCCTTCACGGTCGACGGCGCCGAGCGCTGGACCCTCCAGACCGGCACGTCCACCGACGACCGCGGCGTCACCGGCGTCCCGACGGCCGACGGCGGTGCGCTCGTCCTCGCGACCACCTACGGCGCGATGGGCGAGCCGCACGGCGGCGTCGACGTCGTCGCGCTGCCCGTGTCCTCGGACGGGGCGCCCGGCGAGCCGGTGCAGGTGGGCTCGCGCGAGCGCGACGGCGCGGACGAGTGGGACGAGGCGAACCTCTACGCGGCCACCGGGGCGGAGGGCACCTGGGTCACCGGGCTGACGTTCGGGGCGCCGCAGGGCGCGCTGAACGCCGGCGCGGGCGACGTCTTCGTCATGCGGCTCCCCGCCTCCCCCGGCGAGGAGCCGACGGAGGAGCCCACCGCAGAGCCGACCGGTGAGCCGACGAGTGAGCCGACCGCCGGGCCGACGACGGAACCGACGGTCGGACCAACCGACGCGCCGGCCACCGACGACCCTGCCTCGCCGGGTGACGGCGCTGCCGCGTCGGCCGCTCCGGGCGCGGGGGCAGGCGGCTCAGGCCTGCCGGCGACCGGCGTCGCCGTGACCGGCGCCCTCGTGGCTGCCGTGCTCCTCGCCCTCACAGGCGCCGTCCTCGTCGCCCGCCGCCGCACGACCGCCTAGGAGGAAGTCGGCTCTCGCGGGTGGCCGCCCACCCACCCGCGAGAGCCGACTTCGTGCCGACAGCAGACTTCCGCACGACAGCCGACTTCCGCACGACAGCCGAGTTCGTGCCGACAGCCGACTTCCGCACGACAGCCGAGTTCGTGCCGACAGCAGACTTCCGCACGACAGCCGAGTTCGTGCCGACAGCAGACTTCCGCGCGACAGCCGACTTGTGGGCGACAGCCGGCTCTCAGGCTCCCTGGTTGCGCGGGTGCTGCCGTGCCTGCCGCTCGTTACCGCGCCGGTAGTTCCCGGTCAGCCGAGCCATGAGCTCCTGCGCGTCCTGGGCCTCGACGTCGTCGAGGAAGTCCGCCGCGCGTCGGCCACGCAACGTCGTGGCGACCTTGCCGTGGTGGGTGATGACGACGTCGCCACCACGGACGACGTAGGCGAATCCGCTCGGTCCTGGCACGACGTCACCATAGGGGCAGGCGCTCGGCGATGACGAGCAGATTTTGATCCCCCGGCGGGGAACACGCTCCTGTCGGAGCCCTGCCTGCCCAGCGGGCAGAGGGGAGCTCACGACCGGGAGGTACGGCCGATCATCAGTGCGCGGAATCCGGCTGTCGTGCGTAGCACGGCGGTCGCGGGCAACTCCGCTCTCGCGCAAGTCCGCTCTCACGCAACTCCGCTCTCGCACGCAAGTCCGCTCTCGCACGCAAGTCGGCTCTCGCACGCAACGCCGCTCTCGCACGCAAGTCCGCTCTCGCGCGCAACTCCGCTCTCGCACGCAACTCCGCTCTCGCACGCAAGCCCGCTCTCGCACGCAAGTCCGCTCTCGCGCGCAAGTCGGCTCTCGCGCGCAAGTCCGCTCTCGCGCGCAAGTCCGCTCTCGCACGCAACTCCGCTCTCGCACGCAAGCCCGCTCTCGCACGCAAGCCCGCTCTCGCACGCAACTCCGCTCTCGCACGCAAGCCCGCTCTCGCACGCAAGTCCGCTCTCGCACGCAACTCCGCTCTCGCGCGCAACTCCGCTCTCGCGTGGGAGGGGGCGGGCAGGGGGCGGGCGGGTGCGGGTCGGTCCCGTCCCGCTGCGAGCGGGACGGGACCGGCAGGTGTGTCAGGCGCGCGGCCCGCCGGACGAGTCCTCGACGGTCGGGGATTCCGTGGTGCCCTGCGGACCATCACCGGAGCGGTCACGGTCACCCGGCCGCTCGCCCTCAGGGCCTCCGTCCCTCGGGCCGCCGTGGCCGGCGAAGCCCTGCTCGACCGCCTCCGTGATCTGCTCCTCGAGCGTCGCGGCGCGCTCGTCGGCGTCGGCCTGCGTGAGCCGGCCGTCGGCCACGGCCTCGTCCAGCCGCTCGGTCGCGGCGGCCACGAGGGCGTCGACGAGCTCGGCCGTCCCCACGCCCTGCTCCTCGGCGACGTCCGCCAGGGTGGAGCCGTCCGCGAGCTCCTCGCGCAGCTCCTCGGCGGTCAGGCCGAGCTTCTCAGCGGCGGCGTCCAGTGAGACGCCCCCGCCCCCTCCGCCGCCGCGTCCGTGGTCACGCGGGCCGTCCTGCTCCCCCAGGGCCTCGGCGACGGCGTCGGCCGCGTCCTGCG
Above is a genomic segment from Georgenia wutianyii containing:
- a CDS encoding SUMF1/EgtB/PvdO family nonheme iron enzyme, with the translated sequence MYTFDPLVPRPIDRPTEVPLGGLTAEQHAALDEAKIFVGPADPADRPAWRETLDRWREDARVRHGYVGSAYARPQAAWAARCHTVAQVWLWDELLYSFEEHRFTPERFLADARERFGGLDAVVLWHAYPVIGIDDRNQWDYYRDVPGIVELVRDLHEAGLHVFVDYNPWDTGTRRGNDDVTELADVVSWLGADGVFLDTLKKAEPELVARLEEARPGIVLEGESKLPVERIEDHSSSWAQFFADSPVPGVLRAHWYERRHMQHHVRRWHRDHSEELQSAWLNGVGVMVWEVVFGVWVGWTARDAATVARMVAVQRAAGDVLLDGEWTPLAELTPAAEAARVYASRWELGGLTLWTLVNRGTEDWTGQVVAPGAGGRFVALTDGGADTTEVTVPGRGVAALLHLAEGTPEPEWLAPLLTELARRPHDPDARFPHRLAHRLPPATPTPTPGTTPTPTDSGLPHDSRVLHDSRVLRDSGVPHGAEPDAVVVPAGEHVLTVRHRARETGMYQGAPYVDEWKPLPPRLHDARTLQRETALPVPVAVAVSEVTNAQFAEFLAATGYRPAYAHRFLAHWVDGRPAPGTEDEPVTHVDLDDARAYCAWRGGRLPTEDEWQLAGETGELHRGTPAVWNWTESEHSDGRTRFVMLKGGSDYRAEGSDWYVEGGVHAPDHSLKLLLPGLGLARAATVGFRCAWDEVAR
- a CDS encoding CaiB/BaiF CoA transferase family protein, which encodes MTVSRDAAAGPLHGLRVVDASTLFAGPMAAMHLGDLGADVVKVEHPAKPDPSRGHGAAKDGVNLWWKTLGRNKRTVTANLGSEGGREVFLALAAEADVVIENFRPGTLERWGLGYEELSAANPRLVLARVSGFGQVGPYRTRPGFGTLAEAMSGFAAMTGEPDGPPTLPPFGLADGVASLATAFAVMVALQARERTGRGQVVDLAIIEPILAMLGPQITRWDQLRTVQPRTGNRSANNAPRNTYRTRDGQWVAVSTSAQSIAERVMRLVGRPELIDEPWFARGADRARHADVLDEAVGGWIAERTRDEVVAAFEEAQAAVAPIYDAQDIVADPQFQALGTIHEIEDPELGPMLMQGPLFRLSDAEGVIRFTGRPHGADTDEVLGELGFTPERIAGLRAEGAV
- a CDS encoding HpcH/HpaI aldolase/citrate lyase family protein, which translates into the protein MTDLAPLTLLYVPGDRPDRVAKALASAADAVVVDLEDAVAPAAKAAARQHVARLLADLPAGRRVQVRVNAAGTPWHEEDVAAVAALPAAVGLRLPKAQDPDAVAALADRVAGRGLHLLVESALGVERAFALASTPGTASIGLGEADLRSELRVDDDAGLTWARSRVVVAARAAGLPSPAMSVYPHVRDLAGLAESCRAGRRLGFSGRAAIHPAQLEPIRAAFLPSEQEVERARTVVERVTGAAAVGTGALALPDGTFLDVAMVERARATIALAEQHGTT
- a CDS encoding alpha/beta hydrolase-fold protein, which encodes MTPPRPSRRLAVAAAVAVVATAGVSLSLPALAAETGTLVDARATGTAAGPVDYTVYLPPGYDDSTDRYPTVYLLHGRGDTQAAWQRVAGDLDDLIVSGELQPVIAVMPDAPWNDRGSWYTDSLYTGDAPSGPGVPVETALAEDLVAHVDATYRTVAHREARAVGGYSMGGAGALRLALAHQEDFSAGIVLSPAAYVPQPPADSSVRDYGGYGVGDSLFDADRYTELSYPAALEALDPALPVHLFVAVGDDEWPNPDPAEARHDIDFESAQLYNTARRVPGVTAELRIMDGGHDWDVWQPAFREAILDVGQRLRTQPAAGWDAELLGSAGDDRAGGIVETADGGTVLALNLAGAWDGYEPAGAMDTLVVRRAADGTETWRHAVATAANDRAYGVVPGADGGVVVAGYTRGTLATGLTDTHDDAYVVGIDSDGQRTWTLETGSPTAADRLYAVAPDGAGGAYVAGYTSGSFAGAPHAGDKDAVLARVSSDGDLLWSEQLGGSGEDKAMAVTATADGGVVVGGMTSAGLPGLDHLGSGDGWVAKYDAAGAQQWIHPVSSDQNDLVSGLVPLADGSVLAVGHTRGTIGAATLGDNDIVVRSFTVDGAERWTLQTGTSTDDRGVTGVPTADGGALVLATTYGAMGEPHGGVDVVALPVSSDGAPGEPVQVGSRERDGADEWDEANLYAATGAEGTWVTGLTFGAPQGALNAGAGDVFVMRLPASPGEEPTEEPTAEPTGEPTSEPTAGPTTEPTVGPTDAPATDDPASPGDGAAASAAPGAGAGGSGLPATGVAVTGALVAAVLLALTGAVLVARRRTTA